DNA sequence from the Heliomicrobium gestii genome:
TGCAACGCTGACGAGGGCGATCCGGGCGCCTTCATGGACCGCTCCATCCTCGAAGGTGACCCCCATGCCGTCTTGGAGGCGATGGCCATCGCCGGATACGCCATCGGCGCTCGCCAGGGCTACGTCTATGTCCGGGCCGAGTACCCCGTCGCCGTCCACCGGCTGGAGGTGGCCATCGACCAGGCCCGGCAGAGGGGACTTCTTGGCGAAGATATCCTCGGAACAGGCTTTTCCTTTGACATCGAACTGCGCCTCGGCGCGGGCGCCTTCGTCTGCGGCGAAGAGACGGCCCTCCTCCGCTCGGTCAGCGGCAAGCGGGGCGAGCCGCGCACCCGCCCGCCTTACCCGGCGCTGAGCGGCCTCTGGGGCAAGCCGACGCTGCTCAACAACGTGGAGACCTACGCGAACATTCCCCAGATCATCGTCAACGGCGCCGGCTGGTACGCCGCCATGGGAACCGAACGGAGCAAGGGCACCAAGATCTTTTCCCTGGCCGGCAAGATCAACAACACGGGCCTTATCGAGGTGCCCATGGGCACGACGCTGCGCACGATCATCTATGACATCGGCGGCGGCATCCCCGGCGGCAGGGCCTTCAAGGCCGTTCAGACCGGCGGCCCCTCCGGCGGCTGCCTGCCGGCGCAGTATCTGGACACCCCCATCGACTATGACAGCCTGATCGCCGTCGGCTCCATGATGGGATCGGGCGGTCTCATCGTCATGGACGAGAGGGACTGCATGGTCGACATCGCCCGCTTCTACCTGGAGTTCACCCAGGACGAATCCTGCGGCAAGTGCACCCCCTGCCGCATCGGCACGCGACGCCTCCTCGAGATCATCACCGCCATCACCGAGGGCAAGGGCGAGATGGACGACCTGGATCGCCTCGAGGAGTTGGGCCGCGACATCCGCGAGGCTTCTCTCTGCGGCCTTGGTCAGACGGCGCCCAACCCGGTCTTGAGCACCTTGCGCTACTTCCGCCACGAGTATGAGGCCCACATCCGGGAAAAACGCTGTCCCGCCGGCGTCTGCGCCGCCCTGAAGCCCAAAGGCAAGTACCGCATCGACGCAGAAAAATGCCGTCGTTGCGGCCTCTGTGTCCGCCTCTGTCCCGTCGAGGCGATCCACGGCGAGGCGCGCAAGACACCCTTCGTCATTGACGCCGAGCGCTGCGTCGCCTGCGGCGCTTGCGCCCAGAAATGCCCGGCCAAATGCATCGCCCAGGAGGGAGCATGATGAAACGCCATTTGGAAGAAGCATTGCTGCCCCACATGCTGGGCTGGGACCCTGGCGAGGAGCACCCGGAGGAGCACACGAAACCGTCGGCTTTTTTCGGCCCCAAAAAGGTCCGGTTGGAGATCGACGGCCAGCCCGTTGACGCCGAGGTGGGCGCCACCGTCCTTGACGCCGCCCGCGAGGCCGGCATCCACATCCCCAGCCTCTGCTACCTTCGGGAGATCAACGAGATCGGCGCCTGTCGCGTCTGTCTCGTCGAGGTGGAGGGCCAGCGGGCGCTGCAAGCCGCCTGCGTCTACCCTGTCGCCGAGGGGCTCAAGGTGCGCACCCACAGTCCCCGTGTGCGCAAGGCTCGCCGACGGGTGGTGGAGTTGATCCTTTCCGACCACCAGCGCGAGTGCACGACCTGCATCCGGAACCTAAACTGCGAGTTGCAGAACATCGCCGAGGATCTGGGCATCCGCCGCATCGAGACGCAAGGGGAGGCGCGCCGGCAGCCGGTGCAGGACAACAACCCCTCAATCCGCCATGACCCGAACAAGTGCGTTCACTGCCGCCGCTGTGAGAGCATCTGCGCCAAGGTGCAGGAGAACCATGTCATCGCCGCCCAGGAGCGCGGTTTTGACACCATCATCGCCCCGGCCTTTAACGCCGACCTGGGCGATACGGCCTGCATCATGTGCGGCCAGTGCGTGCTCTCCTGCCCGGTGGGCGCGTTGACGGAAAAAGAATCCATCGACGACGTCTGGAAGGCCCTCGCCGACCCGACCGTCCATGTGGTCGTGCAAACGGCGCCGTCGATCCAGGTCACCTTGGGGGAAGCCTTTGGCCTGCCCGTGGGGACGAAGGTGACGGGAAAACTGGTGGCGGCGCTGCGCCGCCTCGGCTTCGATCAGGTACTGGCGACCGATTTCGCCGCCGACTTGACCATCGTCGAGGAGGCCTATGAGTTTTTGGGCCGCTTTGAGGAAGGGCGGACGCCCTTTTTCACCTCCTGTTGTCCCGCCTGGATCAAGCTGGTCGAACACTACTATCCCAAGTACATCCCCAACCTGTCCACCTGCAAATCGCCCATGGCCATGTTCGGCGCCTTGACGCGGGCCCACTACCATAAGGAGCGCAACCTGCCGCCGGAAAAGGTCATCTCGGTGGCGGTCATGCCCTGCACCGCCAAAAAGTACGAAGCCGCCCGGCCGGAGCACGGCGACGGGCAGCGGCCCGATGTGGATTACGTCCTCACCACGCGCGAACTGGTGCGCATGATCCGCGAGGCTGGCATCGATTTTAAGCGCCTGCCCGATGAGTCCTTCGACTCCGCTTTTGGCGAGGCGACCGGCGCCGGCGCCATCTTCGGCGCCACCGGCGGCGTGATGGAGGCGACCTTGCGGACGACCAGTTGGGTCCTCGCCCGCGCCGCCAACCCGCGCAGCCTCGTCGATGGGCCGCCGCCCGTCGAGTTCCGGGAGATCCGCGGCGAGACGGGGCTGAAGCTGCATCATGTGAAGCTCGCTGACCATGACATCCATGTGGCTGTCGCCCATGGGACCGGCAACGCCCGCCGTGTCCTTGAGGCGCTGGAGGCGGGCGAGAAGATCGACTTCATCGAGGTGATGGCCTGCCCCGGCGGCTGTGTCGGC
Encoded proteins:
- a CDS encoding NADH-dependent [FeFe] hydrogenase, group A6: MMKRHLEEALLPHMLGWDPGEEHPEEHTKPSAFFGPKKVRLEIDGQPVDAEVGATVLDAAREAGIHIPSLCYLREINEIGACRVCLVEVEGQRALQAACVYPVAEGLKVRTHSPRVRKARRRVVELILSDHQRECTTCIRNLNCELQNIAEDLGIRRIETQGEARRQPVQDNNPSIRHDPNKCVHCRRCESICAKVQENHVIAAQERGFDTIIAPAFNADLGDTACIMCGQCVLSCPVGALTEKESIDDVWKALADPTVHVVVQTAPSIQVTLGEAFGLPVGTKVTGKLVAALRRLGFDQVLATDFAADLTIVEEAYEFLGRFEEGRTPFFTSCCPAWIKLVEHYYPKYIPNLSTCKSPMAMFGALTRAHYHKERNLPPEKVISVAVMPCTAKKYEAARPEHGDGQRPDVDYVLTTRELVRMIREAGIDFKRLPDESFDSAFGEATGAGAIFGATGGVMEATLRTTSWVLARAANPRSLVDGPPPVEFREIRGETGLKLHHVKLADHDIHVAVAHGTGNARRVLEALEAGEKIDFIEVMACPGGCVGGGGQPILGGRDHKKISLDYRHDRADALYDIDSRKSLRYSHENPTVRRLYREILGQPGSELAKKLLHTHGYRERGRYPSLGAPDCKG
- the nuoF gene encoding NADH-quinone oxidoreductase subunit NuoF, which encodes MEDLTASRERHAARFFQRLSKEQLSKLPDFASVAAAPSTSRQILVCAGTGCTSSRSVELRQALQRELARCGRDQETTVVPTGCFGFCELGPVVVIHPERVFYCQVDPGDAKEIVERHIGQGEVIERLLYKHPPEGASRRTIDENEFFHPQHRVALRNCGVIDPEDIDDCLASGGYGGLAKALTALTPEQVVDEVTRSGLRGRGGAGFLTGRKWAFTAAAPDSPKYVVCNADEGDPGAFMDRSILEGDPHAVLEAMAIAGYAIGARQGYVYVRAEYPVAVHRLEVAIDQARQRGLLGEDILGTGFSFDIELRLGAGAFVCGEETALLRSVSGKRGEPRTRPPYPALSGLWGKPTLLNNVETYANIPQIIVNGAGWYAAMGTERSKGTKIFSLAGKINNTGLIEVPMGTTLRTIIYDIGGGIPGGRAFKAVQTGGPSGGCLPAQYLDTPIDYDSLIAVGSMMGSGGLIVMDERDCMVDIARFYLEFTQDESCGKCTPCRIGTRRLLEIITAITEGKGEMDDLDRLEELGRDIREASLCGLGQTAPNPVLSTLRYFRHEYEAHIREKRCPAGVCAALKPKGKYRIDAEKCRRCGLCVRLCPVEAIHGEARKTPFVIDAERCVACGACAQKCPAKCIAQEGA